The following are from one region of the Streptomyces changanensis genome:
- the aceE gene encoding pyruvate dehydrogenase (acetyl-transferring), homodimeric type: MASGSDRNPIIIGGLPSQVPDFDPEETQEWLDSLDAAVDERGRERARYLMLRLIERAREKRVAVPEMRSSDYVNTIATKDEPFFPGNEEIERRILNATRWNAAVMVSRAQRPGIGVGGHIATFASSASLYDVGFNHFFRGKDEGDGGDQIFFQGHASPGIYARAFLLDRLSEPQLDGFRQERSKYPNGLSSYPHPRLMPDFWEFPTVSMGLGPLGAIYQARMNRYMEARGIADTSRSHVWAFLGDGEMDEPESLGQLTIAAREGLDNLTFVVNCNLQRLDGPVRGNGKIIQELESVFRGAGWNVIKLIWDRSWDPLLAQDRDGTLVNKMNTTPDGQFQTYATETGGYIREHFFGDDHRLRAMVEGMSDQQLLHLGRGGHDHRKIYAAYAAAKAHKGQPTVILAQTVKGWTLGPNFEGRNATHQMKKLTVDDLKRFRDRLHLPIPDSRLDSGLPPYFHPGRDSEEIQYMHDRRKALGGYVPTRVVRSRPLALPDDKTYAAVKKGSGQQSIATTMAFVRLLKDLMRDKEIGKRFVLIAPDEYRTFGMDSFFPSAKIYNPLGQQYEAVDRELLLAYKESPTGQMLHDGISEAGCTASLIAAGSAYATHGEPLIPVYVFYSMFGFQRTGDQFWQMADQLARGFVLGATAGRTTLTGEGLQHADGHSQLLASTNPACVAYDPAFGFEIAHIVRDGLRRMYGSSKEHPHGEDVFYYLTVYNEPIQHPAEPADVDVEGILKGIHRFRAGESGDVPAQIMASGVAVPWAVEAQRILAEEWNVRADVWSATSWNELRRDAVEAEEYNLLHPEEEARVPFVTRKLSGAEGPFVAVSDWMRSVPDQISRWVPGPYNSLGADGFGFADTRGAARRYFHIDAQSIVLAVLTELARQGKVDRSALKQAVDRYQLLDVSAADPGPEGGDA; the protein is encoded by the coding sequence GTGGCTTCCGGATCCGATCGCAACCCGATCATCATTGGCGGCCTTCCCAGCCAGGTCCCGGACTTCGATCCGGAAGAGACCCAGGAATGGCTCGACTCCCTCGACGCCGCCGTCGACGAGCGGGGGCGCGAGCGGGCTCGCTACCTCATGCTCCGCCTCATCGAGCGCGCCCGCGAGAAGCGCGTGGCCGTGCCCGAGATGCGCAGCTCGGACTACGTCAACACGATCGCCACCAAGGACGAGCCGTTCTTCCCCGGCAACGAGGAGATCGAACGCCGGATCCTCAACGCCACGCGCTGGAACGCGGCCGTCATGGTCTCCCGCGCGCAGCGCCCCGGCATCGGTGTCGGCGGGCACATCGCCACCTTCGCCTCGTCGGCCTCCCTGTACGACGTGGGCTTCAACCACTTCTTCCGGGGCAAGGACGAGGGCGACGGCGGCGACCAGATCTTCTTCCAGGGGCACGCCTCGCCCGGCATCTACGCCCGGGCGTTCCTGCTGGACCGGTTGAGCGAGCCGCAGCTGGACGGCTTCCGCCAGGAGCGGTCGAAGTACCCGAACGGCCTGTCGTCGTATCCGCACCCCCGGCTGATGCCGGACTTCTGGGAGTTCCCGACCGTCTCGATGGGCCTCGGCCCGCTGGGCGCGATCTACCAGGCGCGGATGAACCGCTACATGGAGGCGCGCGGTATCGCCGACACGTCGCGGTCGCACGTGTGGGCGTTCCTCGGCGACGGCGAGATGGACGAGCCGGAGTCGCTGGGCCAGCTCACCATCGCCGCCCGCGAGGGGCTGGACAACCTCACCTTCGTCGTCAACTGCAACCTGCAGCGCCTGGACGGCCCGGTCCGCGGCAACGGGAAGATCATCCAGGAGCTGGAGTCGGTCTTCCGCGGCGCCGGATGGAACGTGATCAAGCTGATCTGGGACCGCTCCTGGGACCCGCTGCTGGCGCAGGACCGGGACGGGACCCTGGTCAACAAGATGAACACGACGCCCGACGGGCAGTTCCAGACGTACGCCACCGAGACCGGCGGCTACATCCGGGAGCACTTCTTCGGCGACGACCACCGGCTGCGCGCGATGGTCGAGGGGATGAGCGACCAGCAGCTGCTGCACCTGGGGCGCGGCGGCCACGACCACCGGAAGATCTACGCGGCGTACGCGGCGGCCAAGGCCCACAAGGGCCAGCCGACGGTGATCCTGGCGCAGACGGTCAAGGGCTGGACCCTCGGCCCCAACTTCGAGGGCCGCAACGCCACCCACCAGATGAAGAAACTGACGGTGGACGACCTCAAGCGCTTCCGCGACCGGCTGCACCTGCCGATCCCGGACAGTCGGCTGGACTCCGGCCTCCCACCGTACTTCCACCCGGGGCGCGACTCGGAGGAGATCCAGTACATGCACGACCGCCGCAAGGCGCTGGGCGGGTACGTCCCGACCCGTGTCGTGCGGTCGCGGCCGTTGGCGCTGCCGGACGACAAGACGTACGCGGCGGTGAAGAAGGGGTCCGGTCAGCAGTCCATCGCCACGACGATGGCGTTCGTACGGCTGCTGAAGGACCTGATGCGGGACAAGGAGATCGGCAAGCGGTTCGTGCTGATCGCGCCGGACGAGTACCGCACCTTCGGCATGGACTCGTTCTTCCCGAGCGCCAAGATCTACAACCCGCTGGGCCAGCAGTACGAGGCGGTCGACCGGGAGCTGCTGCTCGCGTACAAGGAGTCGCCGACCGGTCAGATGCTGCACGACGGCATCTCCGAGGCGGGGTGCACCGCCTCGCTGATCGCCGCCGGCTCCGCCTACGCGACGCACGGCGAGCCGCTCATCCCGGTCTACGTCTTCTACTCGATGTTCGGTTTCCAGCGGACCGGTGACCAGTTCTGGCAGATGGCCGACCAGCTGGCGCGCGGTTTCGTCCTCGGTGCGACCGCCGGCCGCACGACGCTGACCGGTGAGGGCCTGCAGCACGCGGACGGTCACTCCCAGCTCCTGGCCTCGACGAACCCGGCGTGCGTCGCGTACGACCCGGCGTTCGGCTTCGAGATCGCCCACATCGTCCGGGACGGTCTGCGGCGGATGTACGGCTCGTCGAAGGAGCACCCGCACGGCGAGGACGTCTTCTACTACCTGACCGTGTACAACGAGCCGATTCAGCACCCGGCGGAGCCGGCCGACGTGGACGTGGAGGGCATCCTCAAGGGCATCCACCGGTTCCGCGCCGGGGAGTCCGGGGACGTCCCGGCGCAGATCATGGCGTCCGGCGTGGCGGTGCCGTGGGCCGTGGAGGCGCAGCGCATCCTCGCCGAGGAGTGGAACGTCCGGGCGGACGTGTGGTCGGCGACGTCGTGGAACGAGCTGCGCCGCGACGCGGTGGAGGCGGAGGAGTACAACCTCCTGCACCCGGAGGAGGAGGCCCGCGTCCCGTTCGTGACGCGGAAGCTCTCGGGCGCCGAGGGGCCGTTCGTGGCCGTCTCGGACTGGATGCGGTCGGTCCCCGACCAGATCTCCCGGTGGGTGCCCGGCCCGTACAACTCGCTCGGGGCGGACGGCTTCGGGTTCGCCGACACCCGTGGCGCGGCCCGCCGCTACTTCCACATCGACGCGCAGTCGATCGTGCTGGCGGTGCTCACGGAGCTGGCGCGGCAGGGCAAGGTGGACCGCTCGGCGCTGAAGCAGGCGGTGGACCGCTACCAGCTGCTCGACGTGTCGGCGGCCGACCCGGGCCCGGAGGGCGGCGACGCCTAG
- a CDS encoding potassium channel family protein, protein MKEATAQVRWEQRTQGPLLALAVAFGVAYAVSIVATDAGPWVNAVCMGVEWVVWAAFAVDYVVRLRLARSRWLFVRNHWLDLLAVALPLLQPLRLLRLVSTLLLVGRRARMSSQVTLTTYVAGSVAGLLMFGSLAVLQVERDAPGGNIRTLGDAVWWSFTTMTTVGYGDLAPTTGLGRLLAVGLMLSGIALLGVVTANIAAWFISRFDRDDAEERRRNALLEVLALEVRELRAEVARLSTGVPASPSGGPDGDGPGPAPTPCGPGPMPEPVPDAGVGTAPDAEVSSPRS, encoded by the coding sequence ATGAAGGAAGCGACGGCGCAGGTCCGGTGGGAGCAGCGCACACAGGGACCCCTGCTCGCCCTGGCGGTGGCCTTCGGTGTCGCGTACGCGGTGTCGATCGTCGCCACGGACGCGGGGCCGTGGGTCAACGCGGTGTGCATGGGCGTGGAGTGGGTGGTGTGGGCGGCGTTCGCCGTCGACTACGTCGTGCGGCTCCGGCTCGCTCGGTCGCGTTGGCTCTTCGTGCGCAATCACTGGCTGGACCTCCTGGCGGTGGCGCTTCCGCTGCTCCAGCCGCTGCGGCTGCTGCGGCTGGTCTCGACGCTCCTGCTGGTGGGCCGGCGGGCCCGGATGTCCTCGCAGGTCACGCTGACGACGTACGTGGCGGGCTCCGTCGCCGGATTGCTGATGTTCGGCTCTCTCGCGGTGCTCCAGGTCGAGCGGGACGCGCCGGGTGGGAACATCCGGACGTTGGGCGACGCGGTGTGGTGGTCGTTCACCACGATGACGACCGTGGGCTACGGCGACCTCGCCCCGACCACCGGGCTCGGCCGGCTGCTGGCGGTGGGGCTGATGCTGTCGGGCATCGCGCTGCTGGGTGTGGTCACGGCGAACATCGCCGCCTGGTTCATCTCGCGCTTCGATCGGGACGACGCCGAGGAGCGCCGCAGGAACGCCCTCCTGGAGGTGCTGGCCCTGGAGGTGCGCGAGCTCCGCGCCGAGGTCGCCCGCCTCTCGACCGGTGTGCCCGCTTCACCGTCCGGCGGGCCGGACGGTGACGGTCCGGGCCCCGCCCCGACCCCATGCGGCCCGGGTCCCATGCCGGAGCCGGTCCCGGACGCCGGAGTCGGGACCGCCCCGGACGCCGAAGTCAGTTCTCCCAGATCTTGA
- a CDS encoding peptidase inhibitor family I36 protein has protein sequence MSSRQSSRPFFTVAALGVSAVTIAALTTCAPPADAAPPALGPCDSGQLCLWPKEQFKGARQTHELASTDVESCVALPAGTSAGALANRTGRPVTTYQSATCAETGEFETYPGSGTWVPRSPYQVRAFKIWEN, from the coding sequence ATGTCCTCTCGGCAGTCCTCTCGACCCTTCTTCACCGTCGCGGCACTCGGGGTGAGCGCGGTGACCATCGCCGCGCTCACCACGTGCGCGCCGCCGGCGGACGCCGCGCCTCCCGCCCTCGGGCCCTGCGACAGCGGGCAGCTGTGCCTGTGGCCCAAGGAGCAGTTCAAGGGCGCGCGGCAGACGCACGAGCTGGCCTCGACCGACGTCGAGAGCTGCGTCGCGCTGCCGGCGGGCACTTCCGCCGGGGCGCTGGCCAACCGCACGGGGCGGCCCGTCACGACGTACCAGTCGGCCACCTGCGCGGAGACGGGCGAATTCGAGACCTATCCCGGCAGCGGTACGTGGGTGCCGCGGTCGCCCTACCAGGTGCGGGCCTTCAAGATCTGGGAGAACTGA
- a CDS encoding MFS transporter, with product MTGQTTIQKSPQNPEPVPEPARGLRGHPWLTLFSVAVGVMMVALDGTIVAIANPAIQRDLGATLADVQWITNGYLLALAVALITAGKLGDRFGHRQTFLIGIAGFAASSAAIGLSDSIALVIGFRVLQGLFGALLMPAALGLLRATFPAEKLNMAIGIWGMVIGASTAGGPIVGGLLVEHVSWQSVFFINVPVGVVALVLGFVILKDHRAANAPRSFDVVGIVLLSAAMAALIWGIIKAGESWGWGSGKTWGFLLGAVVLFGLFALWQQKVREPLVPLGMFRSVPLSAGVVLMVLMAFAFMGGLFFVTFYLQGVKGLSPVDSGLRLLPLTAMMIVSSPLAGALITKFGPRIPLVGGMVFTAASMFGMLTLTPDTGTLSTSLWFALLGLGLAPVMVGATEVIVGNAPMELSGVAGGLQQAAMQVGGALGTAVLGAVMSSKVNAEFGENWKEAGIPVPPAPQLEQAAEFGTVPAELAKAPGMTPDVLAAITKVIQDTFMSGMGLAFTVAGVVAFVAAFVATLTKRGVNADAGGGGVHI from the coding sequence ATGACTGGTCAGACCACCATCCAGAAGTCTCCGCAGAACCCGGAACCCGTGCCCGAACCGGCCAGGGGCCTGCGGGGCCACCCGTGGCTCACGCTGTTCAGTGTCGCCGTCGGTGTGATGATGGTCGCGCTCGACGGCACCATCGTGGCCATCGCCAATCCGGCGATCCAGCGGGACCTCGGCGCGACGCTCGCCGACGTCCAGTGGATCACCAACGGCTATCTGCTCGCCCTCGCCGTGGCCCTGATCACGGCCGGCAAGCTCGGCGACCGCTTCGGCCACCGCCAGACCTTCCTCATAGGCATCGCCGGTTTCGCGGCGTCGTCCGCCGCGATCGGCCTCTCGGACTCGATCGCCCTGGTCATCGGCTTCCGCGTGCTCCAGGGCCTCTTCGGCGCCCTGCTGATGCCCGCCGCCCTCGGTCTGCTCCGCGCCACCTTCCCGGCCGAGAAGCTCAACATGGCCATCGGCATCTGGGGCATGGTCATCGGAGCCTCCACGGCGGGCGGCCCGATCGTCGGCGGTCTCCTCGTCGAGCACGTCAGCTGGCAGTCGGTCTTCTTCATCAACGTGCCGGTCGGTGTGGTCGCACTCGTCCTCGGCTTCGTGATTTTGAAGGACCACCGGGCGGCGAACGCCCCGCGCTCCTTCGACGTCGTGGGCATCGTGCTGCTCTCCGCCGCCATGGCCGCCCTGATCTGGGGCATCATCAAGGCCGGTGAGAGCTGGGGCTGGGGCAGCGGCAAGACGTGGGGCTTCCTGCTCGGCGCGGTGGTCCTCTTCGGGCTCTTCGCCCTCTGGCAGCAGAAGGTGCGCGAGCCGCTCGTTCCCCTCGGCATGTTCCGCTCCGTCCCGCTCTCCGCGGGCGTCGTCCTCATGGTCCTCATGGCCTTCGCCTTCATGGGCGGCCTGTTCTTCGTGACGTTCTACCTCCAGGGCGTCAAGGGCCTCAGCCCGGTCGACAGCGGCCTGCGCCTGCTGCCGCTCACGGCGATGATGATCGTTTCCTCGCCGCTGGCGGGCGCCCTCATCACCAAGTTCGGGCCGCGCATCCCGCTGGTCGGGGGCATGGTCTTCACCGCGGCCTCCATGTTCGGCATGCTCACGCTCACCCCGGACACGGGCACCCTGTCCACGTCCCTGTGGTTCGCCCTGCTCGGCCTCGGCCTCGCCCCGGTCATGGTGGGCGCGACGGAGGTCATCGTGGGCAACGCCCCGATGGAGCTCTCCGGTGTGGCCGGCGGCCTCCAGCAGGCCGCCATGCAGGTCGGCGGTGCCCTCGGCACGGCGGTGCTCGGCGCCGTGATGTCCTCCAAGGTCAACGCCGAGTTCGGGGAGAACTGGAAGGAGGCCGGCATCCCGGTCCCGCCCGCGCCGCAGCTTGAGCAGGCCGCGGAGTTCGGCACCGTCCCGGCCGAGCTCGCCAAGGCGCCGGGGATGACCCCGGACGTGCTGGCCGCGATCACCAAGGTCATCCAGGACACGTTCATGTCCGGCATGGGGCTGGCCTTCACCGTCGCCGGGGTCGTGGCGTTCGTCGCGGCGTTCGTCGCGACGTTGACCAAGCGCGGCGTCAACGCGGACGCCGGCGGGGGCGGCGTCCACATCTGA
- a CDS encoding TetR/AcrR family transcriptional regulator, giving the protein MTVEQPTGTGSATGLRERKKQRTHAALLRTALELFTTQGYEQTTVDEIADAVEVSQRTFFRYFASKEDAAFAVQQMVERHFVAALRDRPATEGPFDALRNSVLEAWDTIGEAITEVVPVEVYLRMLQVIESTPPLLAVHLRRSFEMEEYIARLIAEREGLDVDTDPRPRVAVAAFSGVMRVTGQLWVQGRETTLEAMRALTADYLDHIGPALAGDWRETAAQAARTGTEGTDAG; this is encoded by the coding sequence GTGACGGTTGAGCAGCCGACCGGGACGGGCTCCGCCACGGGGTTGCGCGAGCGGAAGAAGCAGCGCACCCACGCCGCCCTGCTGCGCACCGCACTGGAACTCTTCACCACCCAGGGGTACGAGCAGACGACCGTCGACGAGATCGCCGACGCCGTCGAGGTCTCGCAGCGGACCTTCTTCCGGTACTTCGCCAGCAAGGAGGACGCCGCCTTCGCCGTCCAGCAGATGGTGGAGCGGCACTTCGTCGCGGCACTGCGCGACCGCCCGGCGACGGAGGGCCCGTTCGACGCCCTGCGCAACTCCGTCCTCGAGGCGTGGGACACCATCGGCGAGGCGATCACGGAGGTCGTCCCGGTCGAGGTGTACCTGCGCATGCTCCAGGTGATCGAGTCGACGCCGCCGCTGCTCGCCGTCCACCTGCGGCGCTCCTTCGAGATGGAGGAGTACATCGCCCGGCTCATCGCGGAGCGGGAGGGGCTGGACGTCGACACCGACCCCCGTCCGCGCGTCGCCGTCGCCGCCTTCAGCGGCGTCATGCGCGTGACGGGACAGCTGTGGGTGCAAGGCCGGGAGACCACCTTGGAGGCGATGCGCGCCCTGACCGCGGACTACCTCGACCACATCGGTCCGGCGCTCGCCGGAGACTGGCGTGAAACCGCCGCACAGGCGGCGCGCACCGGCACGGAGGGGACGGACGCCGGGTGA
- a CDS encoding alpha/beta hydrolase, giving the protein MTPPLAFHRLTGWRTVLALSVVFVLLTTTGWTSGKRPRGAPRDTWAAATAAWRTDRLDGRALPEPTAPPAAVAAFFAALRPAQRTRLADAHPLIVGNLDGAPVALRYRANRITLHHALATERVRVGDRGLSTEGHLEAVRRAHRFEALLSRDRQVLAFDPSGQGRVAEVFGDLVRAQRISVVVPGVDTNLLTYQRTARRYTAPYGMAESLHAAEREAAPGVRTAVIAWADYTAPSGVGVDAATGRLAASGALRLVALAEALPGSSRVSLFCHSYGSVVCGLAARRLPGRVTDIAVAGSPGMRAETAAALDTGARVWAMRDADDWIADVPYLDVGGLGHGTDPVAPEFGARLLSATGAAGHGGYFLPGTESLRNFARIGVGAYESVSCAGADDACRSESSGAA; this is encoded by the coding sequence GTGACTCCTCCTCTCGCCTTCCACCGACTCACCGGCTGGCGCACCGTCCTCGCCCTCTCGGTGGTCTTCGTCCTCCTCACGACGACCGGCTGGACCAGCGGCAAGCGCCCGCGCGGCGCGCCCCGAGACACCTGGGCCGCCGCGACGGCAGCGTGGCGCACCGACCGGCTCGACGGTCGGGCCCTGCCGGAGCCGACCGCCCCGCCGGCGGCGGTCGCGGCGTTCTTCGCCGCACTGCGCCCCGCGCAGCGGACGCGACTCGCCGACGCCCACCCGCTCATCGTGGGGAACCTCGACGGAGCGCCGGTGGCCCTGCGCTATCGGGCCAACCGGATCACGCTCCACCACGCCCTCGCCACCGAGCGCGTCCGCGTCGGTGACCGGGGCCTCTCGACCGAAGGGCACCTCGAGGCCGTCCGCAGGGCACACCGGTTCGAGGCGCTGCTGTCCCGGGACAGGCAGGTCCTCGCGTTCGACCCGTCGGGACAGGGCCGGGTCGCGGAGGTCTTCGGCGACCTCGTGCGCGCGCAGCGGATCTCCGTCGTCGTCCCGGGCGTGGACACCAATCTGCTGACGTATCAGAGGACGGCCCGCAGGTACACGGCTCCGTACGGCATGGCCGAGTCGCTCCACGCCGCCGAACGCGAGGCGGCGCCCGGCGTCCGCACCGCCGTCATCGCGTGGGCCGACTACACCGCCCCCAGCGGTGTCGGCGTGGACGCGGCGACCGGCCGACTCGCGGCGAGCGGCGCCCTGCGGCTCGTGGCGCTCGCCGAGGCCCTGCCCGGCTCGTCGCGGGTCTCGCTGTTCTGCCACAGCTACGGCTCGGTGGTGTGCGGCCTCGCCGCGCGCCGGCTGCCCGGCCGGGTGACCGACATCGCGGTCGCCGGCAGCCCGGGCATGCGGGCCGAGACCGCCGCCGCGCTCGACACCGGGGCCCGGGTGTGGGCCATGCGGGACGCCGACGACTGGATCGCCGACGTGCCTTACCTGGACGTCGGCGGGCTGGGGCACGGCACCGACCCGGTGGCCCCCGAGTTCGGCGCGAGGCTGCTGTCCGCCACCGGTGCCGCGGGACACGGCGGGTACTTCCTGCCCGGTACGGAGAGCCTGCGCAACTTCGCGCGGATCGGGGTCGGCGCGTACGAAAGCGTCAGCTGCGCCGGCGCGGACGACGCCTGCCGCAGTGAATCCTCCGGCGCCGCCTGA
- a CDS encoding DUF4429 domain-containing protein, whose protein sequence is MGDVLAGNHATWEFEPDAVLIRFERGIRAPKLFQTLRERRIPHEALASVTLAPGRRGTVMLHAVPRVGADPLMEVAGGQLKEGCDPYRLVLPADRETLAEYYAHELRARLGRERDEPAERFLVTVPEPPLHFKAYDGKASFDGRNVSFRWFWTGASTAKWKAGDQTFAVSDLSGVEWRSPDGLDGCLRLVRRGDEPRPAQADQDPAAVVFGLGYGLVHESLPFAAAVLQAVRTTNGAVPVPVRVGGRRDPADIADRIRHLGELHQAGLVTDEEFSAKKAELLAEL, encoded by the coding sequence ATGGGTGATGTGCTGGCCGGAAATCATGCCACCTGGGAGTTCGAACCCGACGCCGTGCTCATCCGCTTCGAACGGGGGATCCGCGCGCCGAAGCTCTTCCAGACGCTGCGCGAAAGACGCATCCCGCACGAGGCGCTGGCGTCGGTGACGCTCGCCCCGGGCAGGCGGGGCACGGTCATGCTCCACGCCGTGCCGCGCGTGGGCGCCGATCCGTTGATGGAAGTGGCCGGTGGCCAGCTCAAAGAGGGCTGCGACCCCTATCGGTTGGTGTTGCCCGCCGACCGCGAGACGCTCGCCGAGTACTACGCGCACGAGCTGCGCGCCCGTCTCGGCCGCGAGCGGGACGAGCCGGCCGAGCGGTTCCTGGTGACCGTCCCCGAGCCGCCCCTGCACTTCAAGGCGTACGACGGCAAGGCGTCCTTCGATGGCCGGAACGTGTCGTTCCGATGGTTCTGGACGGGCGCCTCGACCGCCAAGTGGAAAGCGGGCGACCAGACGTTCGCCGTCAGCGACCTCAGCGGTGTGGAGTGGCGGTCGCCGGACGGGCTCGACGGCTGCCTGCGGCTCGTCCGGCGCGGTGACGAGCCGCGCCCCGCGCAGGCCGACCAAGACCCGGCAGCGGTCGTCTTCGGCCTCGGGTATGGGCTGGTGCACGAGTCGCTGCCGTTCGCCGCCGCCGTCCTCCAGGCCGTGCGGACCACGAACGGCGCGGTACCGGTGCCGGTCCGTGTGGGCGGGCGGCGCGACCCGGCGGACATCGCGGACCGCATCAGACACCTCGGCGAGCTGCATCAGGCAGGCCTCGTGACGGACGAGGAGTTCTCGGCGAAGAAGGCCGAACTGCTGGCGGAGCTGTAG